One Leucoraja erinacea ecotype New England chromosome 18, Leri_hhj_1, whole genome shotgun sequence genomic window, TACTCTTGACTCTGGGTGGGTATGATGTTACCTAAGAAATTCCTTGACGAAAACAAGTTAGCAGCTTATTCTCCCACTAAGGGGAGGTTGTGACGGCATTctaggtcacgacccatgacccgtactattGCCACGCCACGCCTTCTGGCCGGACTCCAAGCTGACTAGTTTCACACTCGTGGACCCCGGGTCGTTTGTCCCTGCagccggcggggggggggggacggtcgGGGTGCCAGTGCagtgcggtcagtgactctgggtgggcggagggatcaTACTGTCCACAACTCTTGCTTCAGCTGACGGGGACGTTGCCGGGTTTTCGTCCCCGGGTGTCCATTGCCCGGAGccgcggccccgctccacccggccccatgtgtgggcgctgccgactAACGGTCCTTACTCGTGTATGCGggaggctgccatgtcctccagaaggattgagctgctcagtgcatcacgccctttgacccaatgACCTTACGTACAACCCCCGCTATACTCTTACAATGGTGAAGATGGACCCACGCATTCTTTCCTACTTTCAAACGCTGTTTGAGTCATCAGGAGAACCTGGTAAGGTCCCTCCCACCAAACCTCTCCCTACCCAATTCATCACTAGTACATAATCACCAGGCTTGACTTTAATGGAAGAAACCAAAAGAGGTAATATACTATATGCTGCTCGCACCCTAGAATGCAAATCCCTTAGTGCCCGAGTCAAGGCCAGAACGTAATCGGTCATCTCCGTAGTCATGTGATGGAAGCTTACGACTTTTATGTTCTTTTGGTTCCAAGAAGCCGAATTGGGATACCGAATCTAGGGATAATTTCTCGCATAAGTACCTTGACAACAGTAGCCGCTTTGTTATCAAGTGTTGGATAGGCCTCGATCCATCTGCAGAATACATCGACAATCACAAGTACATATCTATATCCTTGGCATTTCTCTAGCTCGATATAGTCCATCAGAAGAGTTTCAAAAGGACCCATGGGCAAAGGTGTTTTCCCATCTTCATAACCTACTCTTTTCCCAGGATTATACATCTGACAAATAATACAACAGCTACTCAGTTTCTAGGCCAAAATTAGTTATcttggatgccaccaagtagccGAAAGAGCATCACCAATTGCTCTCACACCACAGTGAGTCGCAAAATGCATACACTCCACAACCCAAACTGCAAGAGGATCTGTCATACAAGTCTGCCCTGCCGGAGTAACCCACAATCCCGACATGCAATCTATTGTACATCCAAGCTGTTTCCATAATCTTATATCCCCTTCAGAAGCTTCTTCCTGCAACTGAATAATTTCCTGGATTGTTGGCATTGGCTTTTCCGAGGGAGACGTTACCCAAACTTTTTATCTGCCTCTTCATTCTTGGCACCACCGCTTTGCGTTCCCAGAATACTTCCTTTGCTGCTTGATCAGCAAAACGATTACCTATGTCTATCAGGGTCTGTCCTTTGTGTGGGAGCCACACTTCATCACTGAAATTTCCCTAGGTATCACCAATTGCTTATGAGATATTTGAGTTCCTTCCGAGGTTAGGAATCCTCTACTCCTCCATAGTTGTCCAAAGTCATGTATTACTCTGAATGCATATCTAGAATCTGTATATATGTTCACCCTTAAATCTTTCCCAACAGTATATATACAGCTCAGCCTGTTGAGCTGAATAGGGTGATTCAAAAGCAGCTGTCTCTACACTGTTCTCATCCTGGTCTACAATAGCGTACCCAGAAAGTCTCTCTCCCTGGGGCCCAATGGATGCATGTCCGTCTACGTATAGTGTCATGTCAGAGTCTTCTATTGGAGCGTCTCTTAGTTCCTCCCTTACAGATGTTTCCTGCATTATGAACAAACAGTCATGTCCTGCTTCCGACTGGTCCTCTGGACGTGAAATGAGGAAAGATGCCAGATTAATAGAAGTACAGTGTCTAAATTCGAGTTTTGGATTGTTCAATAGATACATTTCGTAGTTATTTTGACGAGCCATTGTAAGATGCTGAGTTTGCAGTTGTCCCAACAAATCTGCCACCGAATGGGAACTGTACACTACTATTTCCTGCTGTAAGGTCAAGTTTGAAGCAGACTGTAGACTATTACAGATTTCTGTTCGGGTCTGGGTGCATAGTGGGTGTCCCCTTGCTACTGGGTCGAACTTTGATGAAGCCACTGGTCTGTGCTTATCCCTGTGTTTTTGGGTGAGGGCTGCAGTCGAGCAGTCAGAAATGATGGTAAAGTAAAGTTGGAAGGGTCTATCGTAGAGTGGCCTTCCTTGTGCTGGGGCCTGCATTAAAGATCTCTTCAAATTCTCGAAAGCTTTCTGAACATCTTCGGACAACTGAAATTCGCCCTCTAGGCTAGTCAATTCCTTGGTGTCTAGTGCAATATTAGGGATCCAGGGTCAGCAGTAGTTCACCATACCGAGCCACTGTCTCATTTGCTTAGCCTCCTTTGGGACAGGAAATTCGCAAATTGGTTCAAGTCTGCTGTTCTCTAAACTTCTCTCTGTAGCTGAAATTATTACTCCCAAGAACTTAACTTTTTGTTGAGCCATCAATACTATGGACTGAGAGACCACATATCCTAAATTTGCCAGATGATTCAATAATTGAGCAGTGTCCTCACGATTGCTCTGCTCATCTAAACTAGCCACTAACGTCTACATACTGCACTAAAGTGGATTTCCTTTTAAAACTTAAAGTGCTTAACTGTTCTTGAAGACATTGAGAAAACAAGGTGGCCGAATTAATAAATCCCTGAGGTAGTTTTGGCCACGTATATTGTTGTCCCCTGTAAGTAAAGGCAAATAAATACTGGCTGTTCTTGTGCAGAGGTAATGAGAAGAATGCATGTTGCAGGTCAACAATTGAAAAATGTAGACCGCTGGAATTAAATCTAGAATATGAGCCGGGTTTGGCACCAAGGCATGGAGTGGTTCTACCACTGCATTGACAGATCTTAAGTCCTGGACCAGCCTGTACTGGCCCTCTTTCCCTGCCTTGGGCACTGCAAGGATTGGTGTGTTCCAAATAGACTGACACTTCACTAAGACGTCTTGTTCCAGCAATCCCCGAATCAGCTTGACTATACAGGTACTAGGAATTGCCTGTTGTTTCAACGGGTGCTGATGTATCGATGACAGTGTCacccctttctggagagctaccCGGATGGGATCAATGCAAACACATCCTACCTGAGTTGCGTCTTCTGCCCACACTTGCGGGTCCACATACTcacatacctcactccccagatgctgGCGTAGCTGGGCAACAACTGTCCTCGGGGTCTGATAAAACTTAACAATACATTGATTAGACAAGTTTTGTTCTTCATATACATTCGGATCTGCCAGATCAATTGCTTTCTTTACCATTGCACCCAAGTCTTTTTCACTTGCTGGAAAATTCACCTTCCCCGTGATGTGGGGAGCAACCTCTACCAGACAGAATGTAACCATgtatataaaaataattttattgtgaCAGAATTGTTGCCAATCAAGATCCTTCATTCACACAATATATCCCCataagacaggagcagaatttggctgtttggcccatcaagtctgccccaccttcaatcatggctaatcaatttttctctctcaacaccattctcctgccttcctgtaacctttgatgcccttgctaatcaagaaagtTGCATTTGAAGAATTTTTGTTCCCAATCAATTGATTACAGAGCACAAGGTTTAGGATGCAGGTTCATGTTCCTTTCCACTTGGTTTCCAATCAGAACGACACTGAATGCATAACATTGTCTCTCAGCAGAGCAGTTTTGTGAGTTTCTGCAGGATAAACCGTGGCACCTCCTGATGTTGAATGAAAAGAGGCAAAGCTGCAGCCTGAGTGAGGTTTGTGGATCCACTTGGAAGCGATTATCAGGTTAATTAGAAGATACAAACATAAGAATATAAGAATATCCCCATAGAAATTATTCAATAAAAAAGTTCTGATTCTGTTTGACACAAATTGCAAAGTCCTCCAGGAAATGGAAATAGTCGACAAACCAAATGAATGCTGCATCCGTCCAGTCACGTCACATGTAGATCctagaaaaaaataaatagaattttTATAATAGGCTAACTTTTCACGTCAAGGTGAATCTAGTTAAAGGGAATTAATAATTTTTAGCCTATTGTCAATGTGCATAATCATGCATTTATTTAGATTTACAAGTTGATATCTATTAACAAGAGTGTAATCAATGTGTAAGCAGGTCCTCCCCGGGTTACGAACACCTGACCTATAAACACTGTGCATACATGAGAGTCTGGGAAACCAGTGGGATGCATGAGTTTGGATTTGGGAGCTTccccgtgactgcctgggttttctccgtgatctccggtttcctcccgcactaagaagatatacaggtttgtaggttaattggtaaggtataattgtaaaattgttcctcgtgtgtataGCATAGCGTTAGTCTGCGAGGATCACAAGTCGGCGCAGAGGCGgtaagccaaagggcttgtttccttgctgtatctctaaactaaactgcatacgCTGGTTCAACTGGCctcctcctgtgctgtactgttccatgtttcaAAGCAGCATGGAGCTTTTCACACATGATGCTGACATTGGATGCTGAAAATAAGTCTTTACATATTCTTATTGAAGGACAAAAACACAATATAAATAGTACTGCAAGTtatttaaccacatgcgatttctAATTGGAATTATTGATGCTATGAAATCTGACTGATGGCAATCATAAATCGTGTAAAACCAAAGATTTTAgatttcagactttagagatactgcgtggaaatatgctcttcggcccaccaagcatatcgaccagcaatcacacgctacactagcactaccctacacagagagaatttacaattttacatgtcaattaacccacgaacctctacgtctttggagtgtgggagaaaaccagagcacccggagaaaacccacacagtcatggagaatgtacagacgCATCCATAGTCAAGAATGaaattgggtctctggcactgtaaaacaGCAAGCAGCTCTACCACTTTAAACCTTTGCCCAGTATAAACTTTACTGAGAAGAAATTAACTCTGAGTAGCACAATTATCATTTAATTGGCCAACAGAGattacttaattttttttaaacttccaaaATATGTATCCTTGGACCAAAGATGAACAAGTAATGGTTATAATTGTTGTGTCTGTATCACTGACATTTATGCTTAAATTTAGAAACAAGGCATCCATTCAAATTACCTGGCAAAAGATGAAACCGCAATTATGTCCAGTACTTCCTCTAATCCATAGATTACCAGAAGGATTGCATTAATTATTACATCTGCTTTCAGTACATATGTCTGCCACAATAAGTAGTACAAGGAAAGTAACATACTTCCAATTGTCAGAACCATGTTAGTTACTACTGGAACTGCTTCTTCAGTCAGATTCCCTTTAAAACCTGGGGATAGATAAAATGCAGCTATTATGATGGACTAAGAAAGACAATTACAAGCAAAACCTGAGGCATCTTCATTGTTTAATGCAGCAGTAAATCAAATGACTCAGGTTCAAGATATGATATGCTAATTATATGTCACCTCGGCAGCATTTTAAGAACAACTGCACTAAATAGCTGAGCTTAGTTTGGCTGAGAAAGGGGAAAAAATCGCATTCCCAGTCACCATCTAATGTCTTGGAATGGGCAGCTTTGTAAATATTGGTTTGACAGATAGTCACCATTTTGCTATAAACTTAAGAAACAGCAAGAGGACTAGGTTATCAGAGACTGCTTTGGCAATCATCAAGAGCATTACGGACCTTTACCTCTATGCCATTTTCATGCACTATCCCTACATCTCTTGATACATGAAAATCTATCTGAACTCAATGACTGTGTCTTCCCTGTCTCTGGGAGAGAAATTTCCAAAGAAACATCGCCACATGCTGCATGGAGAAATATCTTATCAGATGGTCAAAAACTCTTTCTCTGACCCTTACTCTGTGTTTTAAAATCATTAGTGGATACATCATTGCTTTAcctctgtactcaaatcctcttgtaataaactcaaagaaattgaaaaaaataatgaCATAACCTTTCGAAAACCATAACACAATCAAGCAGAGGCAACGTTAGATCAGGGTGATACAGGGTGAGGCGGTCCTGAATTGCCTTTGATGGAAGTTTATCCTTAAGGTCTGGTCTCATCCACACTTTCAACAATTGCAGTAAGATCTCCCTACTTTTAGATTCTGCCTCTTGCAATGAAGACAAATGCCTTCCCAATTATTGCTTTACCTGTATGCTAACCTTCTCTGTTTCTCATCTGAGGACATTGATCCCACTGTAGAGTAGCATTCTGTGGTCTCTCTCTATTTTCTGTGTCTCCTCACTATTCTCCATTCAAATTCATTGATGTAAAACTATGTTTTTAAATTGTATCCTCAAATTCAACTTTACTAAATTGGCTGGACAGGGAGTGGCCTGGCATATGAGCAGAAGAGGTAGGAGCAGGAATAGTCCATGTGAGCCCTGAAACCTGTTCTGCTATTCACTAGGATCGTGGGTGATCTGATCTGGGTCTGAGTTCTGTTCTATATGCTCATGTATTCCTAAATTCTCCACTTTCTCCATTTCTATTCTTCCTACAAAATTGGATAATCTTGTTTCCCCACATTATTATCGATTTGCCAATTTTTGGCCACTCTCTTATCCATTTCAGAAATGAACAATCTTCTAAAGATGGgccatgacctgaaatgtcacctatccatgtcctccagagattctgcctgatccgttgaattactttgtgtgaaaaaaagtactgcgttatattaaaaaaaaaatctttcaaacATAGCTAACTCAACCTCTCTTCAAGATAGATTTCCAGGTAAAGTTTCTTCATCCAAAACAAATACCTGTAGTCCCAAATTACCTCAAGTTGAATATATCTCGCTTCCTCCACAGAGGACAAACCTTGAAAGATAGCAGGTTACCATAGCTCCAACTAAATGTGTCAAAACTCTCTAAACTTCATGCCCCATGTAGTGTAGAGGATCAGACAGCTCAATACAATATATACAATTTTATAAAATATCTTACCATGATATAACTTTGTTACTTCTAGAATTCCCATGAGAATCAGAAGAACCAAATCAAAAGCCAGATTACCATCAGGGAAACTAAaaacccgacctgaaatgtcaaaaaatacGAATGAATTTCCTGGACATTTTTAAATGTGAAGGTTTTTTGAGTAATTGTGTGATAAAAATGCAAAACTTACTTTTGTAGATAATCATGAggaaagtgacaataaagtaaaaaatgtaataaaatatatTGAAATAGTAAACCATCTGTAGAGGGACGGAGGAAAGCTGTTGAAATTCTGGTTAAGGAATGATACTGCGGTAAAACCTCGACATATCATCAACCTGGACCACTTAATATGAACAATTTCCTTGAGTTCACCTCCAGGATTTTTAAGCTGGCATCTGAAAATTATGAAAGGATACTGCTTTCTAAAAAGGTAATTTTCAAAGTAGATAATTTTTCATATGTTTaggcaaaaataaaatatttcttcTGCATATTATGTGCACCAAAATGTAAATGCAAACATAAAGAatgaatttataattttacaaacttca contains:
- the LOC129705790 gene encoding transmembrane protein 80-like isoform X4, whose product is MVYYFNIFYYIFYFIVTFLMIIYKSRVFSFPDGNLAFDLVLLILMGILEVTKLYHGFKGNLTEEAVPVVTNMVLTIGSMLLSLYYLLWQTYVLKADVIINAILLVIYGLEEVLDIIAVSSFARIYM
- the LOC129705790 gene encoding transmembrane protein 80-like isoform X3 yields the protein MLEDHHVGKMVLMKVNSAAVLSSVPLQMVYYFNIFYYIFYFIVTFLMIIYKSRVFSFPDGNLAFDLVLLILMGILEVTKLYHGFKGNLTEEAVPVVTNMVLTIGSMLLSLYYLLWQTYVLKADVIINAILLVIYGLEEVLDIIAVSSFARIYM
- the LOC129705790 gene encoding transmembrane protein 80-like isoform X1; amino-acid sequence: MQSMRCQMGCLTEKSLFLFEIRFKMDDCIYFFIFQSCSKVSDYALLVSMQVSALLGTLIIRSPVGTESSCSTNSSSMQEEIAVSVNSAAVLSSVPLQMVYYFNIFYYIFYFIVTFLMIIYKSRVFSFPDGNLAFDLVLLILMGILEVTKLYHGFKGNLTEEAVPVVTNMVLTIGSMLLSLYYLLWQTYVLKADVIINAILLVIYGLEEVLDIIAVSSFARIYM
- the LOC129705790 gene encoding transmembrane protein 80-like isoform X2; translation: MQSMRCQMGCLTEKSLFLFEIRFKMDDCIYFFIFQSCSKVSDYALLVSMQVSALLGTLIIRSPVGTESSCSTNSSSMQEEIAVSVNSAAVLSSVPLQMVYYFNIFYYIFYFIVTFLMIIYKSRVFSFPDGNLAFDLVLLILMGILEVTKLYHGFKGNLTEEAVPVVTNMVLTIGSMLLSLYYLLWQTYVLKADVIINAILLVIYGLEEVLDIIAVSSFAR